A genome region from Lucilia cuprina isolate Lc7/37 chromosome 3, ASM2204524v1, whole genome shotgun sequence includes the following:
- the LOC111681435 gene encoding integrator complex subunit 2, which produces MQDVTARVFAAMQNLDITALSTYPQNEIRPVLPALVRMSLLSPLDNTKSSMESRKQILAVLIGIEVVNSIVSYLQVNYHELEQELKKELQARQKSMYYDGQQSEFGLQTGIALGFERADVTRKVRVVLSEIFNVQWQLSEQKTPVQSEILDDGIYLEEVVDILCIALAELPSLLNILELTDTLVQVPNGHRIICALVANFPDCYRDVVTHVIINCDEESNEGKQKLVLLMALSEINPSQALSTRAICVEILKVPSFMLKLCLKYPQDLISFLTGMLLGNDQNVRTWFAEFVHSSQKRKGDALILVRAELLQQLLNIVNNSTNQNSDIEDYTVQGAVLMRLYCALRGIAGLKFNDDEISALAQLVSSKPRPTQSGMRFVSLALCMLIACPSLVSTAALENKAVEWLQWLIKEDVFFGKRSDASTSLGEMLLLLAIHFHGNQISAIGELVCSTLAMKIPIRPNSTNRIKQVFTQDLFTEQVVASHAVRVPVTPKLNANIPGYLPVHCIHQLLKSRAFLKHKVPIKSWIYKQICNSVRPLHPVMPALIEVYVNTLIVPNPQGKVNVDHMHKSFSEMEILHIFRSNYNGTNVLGDISSTPNFNVFSQYGGLGGNISSADSDELSKYQVQCPLTAQLLILYYLVLYEDTRISNLSNAVLSGRKVKEYTNNFLSELPMKYLLQKAQHYHNEYVGIFHPLLRLIVSNYPHLSMVDDWLEEHCSSGICRNRNINVPKNSVEQIQECLKRIDFQKLDTKPGKAIPVLKALLKMPPEDIARNADLIVENLPKVFQRKVPRSIKNLYLDIWLRLNGVLPISFWQKSLTSIMASEDYINRCSFVVENMLDPLQVLRCSREIFHCPHTLIILLRILQGSLAASKAHLSIQMQSKQIIDKNGQVQCDTDREELKTALIASQESAAVHILLEVLADMNANGDTRVSSFELREAQGIICSFIHQAFISEPSLAKLVHFQTYPREVIPMMVKGVPSMHICIDFLHEFLSMPEMDKQIFTIDLTSHLVLKYAIPKSLSVSKFCVNTIQSALSLLSTEAKCKYLCNILPSLIRFAEAFPILTDDCINILMLTGRSLYSQSTLGINSTHMQLTANSRHKCFKEAPRYIAMIEKAFEMLITKIINKVELY; this is translated from the exons GGCAATGCAAAATCTTGATATAACAGCATTGAGCACTTATCCGCAAAATGAAATTCGACCTGTACTGCCAGCTTTAGTGCGTATGAGCCTATTGTCACCACTCGACAACACAAAATCGTCGATGGAATCTCGCAAACAAATATTAGCCGTTCTTATAGGCATTGAAGTGGTAAACAGTATAGTGTCATATTTACAAGTCAATTATCATGAGCTCGAGCAAGAGCTGAAGAAGGAATTACAGGCCCGGCAAAAATCCATGTACTATGATGGACAACAATCAGAGTTTGGATTACAAACAGGCATAGCTTTGGGATTCGAAAGAGCCGATGTGACACGTAAAGTGCGTGTTGTTTTATCGGAAATATTTAACGTTCAATGGCAGTTGTCCGAACAGAAGACTCCCGTTCAATCTGAAATATTAGACGATGGTATATATTTGGAAGAAGTCGTTGATATTTTGTGCATTGCTTTAGCTGAGCTACCATCATTATTAAATATACTAGAGCTGACTGATACTCTGGTTCAAGTACCAAATGGTCATCGAATTATATGCGCATTAGTGGCAAATTTCCCTGATTGTTATCGTGATGTCGTTACCCATGTAATAATCAACTGTGACGAAGAGTCAAATgaaggaaaacaaaaacttgtgCTCTTAATGGCATTAAGCGAAATAAATCCTTCGCAAGCGTTATCAACCAGAGCAATATGTGTGGAGATATTGAAAGTACCTTCTTTTATGCTTAAACTTTGTCTTAAATATCCACAGGATTTG ATATCGTTTTTAACAGGCATGTTGCTAGGAAATGATCAAAATGTGCGTACATGGTTTGCCGAATTTGTTCATTCCAGTCAAAAACGTAAAGGAGATGCATTAATTCTGGTTAGAGCCGAATTATTGCAACAACTGCTGAACATCGTAAATAATTCAACTAATCAAAATAGTGACATTGAAGACTATACCGTCCAAGGGGCTGTATTGATGCGATTATATTGTGCATTGCGTGGAATTGCTGGCTTGAA gtttaatgATGACGAAATTAGTGCATTGGCACAGCTAGTTTCGAGTAAACCGCGACCAACTCAATCAGGCATGAGATTTGTTTCACTAGCACTTTGTATGTTGATAGCCTGTCCGTCATTGGTTTCTACTGCAGCTCTTGAAAACAAGGCTGTCGAATGGCTACAATGGCTGATTAAAGAGGATGTATTCTTTGGCAAGAGATCTGATGCTAGCACATCCCTTGGTGAGATGCTTTTGTTGTTAGCCATTCACTTTCATGGGAATCAAATATCAGCCATAGGGGAGCTTGTCTGTTCGACCTTGGCCATGAAAATACCCATACGTCCGAACAGTACAAATCGTATAAAACAAGTTTTCACACAAGATCTTTTCACGGAGCAAGTAGTAGCATCACATGCAGTGCGTGTGCCGGTCACACCGAAATTGAATGCTAATATACCTGGTTACTTGCCGGTACATTGCATACATCAGCTTCTAAAATCAAGGGCCTTTTTAAAACATAAGGTGCCTATAAAATCTTGGATTTATAAACAGATATGTAACTCGGTTCGGCCATTGCACCCAGTTATGCCTGCCCTAATCGAAGTATATGTAAACACCTTGATTGTACCAAATCCTCAGGGCAAAGTTAATGTCGATCATATGCacaagtcgttttctgaaatgGAGATTCTTCACATATTTAGATCTAATTACAACGGTACAAATGTATTGGGTGACATATCATCGACTCCTAATTTTAATGTCTTCTCCCAGTATGGTGGTTTAGGTGGTAATATATCTTCAGCAGACAGTGATGAATTGTCTAAATATCAGGTACAGTGTCCCTTAACTGCTCAGCTTTTAATACTATACTATTTGGTATTGTATGAAGACACGCGTATTTCCAATTTGTCGAACGCTGTACTGAGTGGAAGGAAAGTCAAAGAATacacaaacaattttctttcaGAATTACCAATGAAATATTTACTTCAAAAGGCCCAACATTATCATAATGAATATGTGGGTATTTTTCATCCCCTATTGCGTTTGATTGTATCGAATTATCCACACCTGAGTATGGTGGATGATTGGCTCGAAGAACACTGCAGCTCAGGAATTTGTCGTAACCGTAATATAAATGTGCCTAAAAATTCGGTGGAACAAATTCAAGAATGTCTTAAAAGAATTGATTTCCAAAAACTAGATACGAAGCCCGGAAAAGCAATACCAGTACTAAAGGCATTGCTTAAGATGCCGCCTGAAGATATTGCTCGAAATGCAGATCTAATAGTAGAAAACTTACCGAAAGTATTCCAGCGTAAGGTACCACgctcaattaaaaatttatatttagataTTTGGCTTCGTTTAAATGGTGTGTTGCCGATAAGTTTCTGGCAAAAGTCACTTACTTCGATTATGGCATCAGAAGATTACATAAATCGCTGTTCTTTTGTTGTGGAAAATATGCTGGATCCATTGCAGGTTCTGCGATGCAGTAGAGAAATATTTCATTGCCCTCATACTCTCATAATATTGTTGCGTATTCTCCAAGGAAGTTTGGCTGCATCAAAAGCTCATCTAAGCATACAAAtgcaatcaaaacaaataatcGATAAAAATGGACAAGTACAGTGTGACACTGATAGGGAAGAACTTAAGACCGCTTTAATAGCTTCACAAGAGAGCGCTGCAGTTCATATACTGCTGGAAGTTCTAGCTGATATGAATGCGAATGGAGATACACGTGTCTCTTCGTTTGAACTGCGCGAAGCTCAAGGTATTATATGCTCATTTATTCATCAAGCATTCATTTCTGAACCATCTTTGGCAAAGCTTGTACACTTTCAAACATACCCTCGTGAGGTGATACCCATGATGGTTAAGGGAGTTCCTTCTATGCATATCTGTATAGATTTTCTACACGAATTCCTTAGCATGCCGGAAATGGATAAACAGATCTTTACAATTGACTTGACATctcatttagttttaaaatatgcCATTCCGAAAAGTTTAAGTGTCTCGAAATTCTGCGTCAACACTATTCAATCAGCACTATCTCTACTCTCTACAGAGGCCAAATGTAAAtatctttgtaatattttaccGTCTCTTATACGTTTTGCCGAAGCTTTTCCCATTCTAACAGACGATTGcatcaatattttaatgttaacgGGTCGCAGTCTATATTCACAGTCAACGCTTGGCATTAATTCGACCCATATGCAGTTGACGGCCAATTCTAGGCACAAATGTTTCAAGGAAGCACCCCGCTATATAGCAATGATCGAAAAGGCGTTCGAAATGTTGATtacgaaaataataaataaggtCGAATTATATTag